Part of the Nicotiana sylvestris chromosome 5, ASM39365v2, whole genome shotgun sequence genome is shown below.
ATGAACCTCCTTATGCCCCCTAGCTCCGCCCATGTTACAGGGTAATTTCTGTTGGCGAGAGTCACACTATGGCTTTGATTGTAATCTTTTCTGACTTCTAGTGTTAACCTATAAAGAAAACATGATAAGAACATGGGAAATGGAAACTTTTAGATGTTAAAAAATGGTATTCACAACTGGAGTATTTCATATTATCCTAAAGAAGGTTTTCCACTTCTCTCTCATCATCATATAAAGAGAATGTGTAGTCGGTGTCAAAATTAGGTACAGGAAGACATAACTGGGTGCAGCTTATATATTTTACAGGTGATAGACAATTCTCACAGTGGAAAGGTTCAATTGTAGATTCTGTGGCTGGGGTATTTCTGGCTCAAAATGTGGCCGACAACTTGTCAAGGTAAATTAATTTTGTAGTTCACAATGAACTTTCCACAATGAATTCTTATTGTGTCCATTTTTCcacaaaaaaaaaggagagaaaatctGAATAGTATTCTCTTTAATTGTCTGTGCTGATGCATTTGCAGCTCTGCTTTCATGTCCCTTGCTGCTGAATATCCTTATAATTCAACCTCTGCTGAAAATGTTACAACGAAAGTAGAAAGTGGACTGATGTCAGAAAAAGCTACTGAAAATATTTTATCATGTCAATCCCATAATGCAAAAGCAAAGATCAAGCTGGAGAAATCATCAAAAGGAAGTGCTAATACTTTGAGACAGTGGCTAAACCGGATAAAAATATTGAATCGGTGGAAGAGGAAAAAAGAGGAGATAGGAGATCAACAAGCTGAACCAGTTTTAAGAAGGAAAAATGAAGACTTGAAAAGTGTAGCCATTAAATGGGATAACATACTGAAGTCATCTGCCTTTGTTAATCCCAAAGAGAGAAGTGATAACACCTTAGATACGGTAGATTGGCATGCAGTTCGTGCAGCAACAGTGGATGAGATATCGAGAGCTATCATGCTGAGGGGAATGGACAAAAAACTTGCACTAAGAATTAAGGTAAAACAATGTTGTAAACAGTCAGCATGCACTTCTTTTAAGGCATGAAACTAAAATGCTCACTTCATACAGAATTTTATCAACCGCCTGATGCTGGAACAAGGGAAAGTAGACCTAGAATGGCTACGTGAAGTTCAATCAGAAAAGGCAAAGTAATTTCTGCACCTTCTTTTATATGAAATCGACAAAACCTAGATAGGCAATGCCAGGGCGGAGCCACAAGCCTGTATACGGGTTCGGCAGAACCACTAGCTTTGGCTCAGAGTCTGTATTTTTGGTTAAAAAATTcatttaatatttataaataatttatcCAGAATCCAGTAAACTGCCGTTTCTGAAATCTAGAACCCATAAACTCAAAATCCTAGCCCGGCCTCTGGGCAATGCAGAAGTTTATTGAGCTTTGAAAGTGTACTTCAAGAAGTTGATGATAGAGCTCTGTTTGTTACAGAGAATACTTTCTGAGCATTTATGGTTTGGGACTGAAAAGTGTAGAATGCATAAGATTGCTCGCTCTCCAGCACCAAGCCTTCCCTGTAAGTTTATATTATAAATGTGTGCAAACACCTGTTAATGTGGGTCTGAAAGCTTTTTATCATTAACCCCCTTTATTATTTGATAAGGTTGATACGAATGTAGGACGAGTACTCGTGCGGCTGGGTTGGGTACCTATTCAACCACTTCCAAGAGGACAAGAGATGCATCTTTTAAAAATGTAAGAATTTGGATTTAGCAATTGGAGCTGTCAAAGTTTCATATTGTAAGTTTTTCTCCTTGTTCCTGATATGTCATGCTTTAGGTACCCGAATGTGAAAGATGTTCACAAGTATCTCTGGCCACGGTTATGCACACttgattatttaacattgtaAGGATCGACATGCAAAAAGCTCATCTTTAgacataaaaatataaaatggctGATTTATTCCAGCAGAAATATTAGTGAAAATCATTCTGTATTCCTTTGTGATTGCTTGCAGGTATGAATTTCATCATcagatgattaccttcggaaagGTTAACTGTCATTAATCTTAAATTATGGTTTTCTATTTTCTTTAACGTATAGGACTTTGGGACTGTAATCTGGCTCCTTACAGGTATTCTGTACAAAATCAAGCCCAAATTGTAATGCATGTCCGATGAAAGCAGAGTGTAAACACTTTGCAAGTGCTTTTACAAGGTTTGCTCTTTCCGCATTGCCTTGATTATTAACCATACATTATATCTCCCTATCATTGATGCTTCTAAATATTTTTTGAACATCAATTGCAGTGCAAGAGTCTGCCTGCCGGAACCAGGGGAAAGGAGCTTTGAGAATACAGATACTGCTTTAGCACCTGTAGAAAGTGTGGCCGACGGTACTTCTGTTCTCAATCAAACAGCAGTTGTTCCTTTGTTAGGGGAAGCCTCAAGTTCAGAACATTTGATTGGAGATCACGGGAATGAGCTTATTACCTATCCAGCACTTGAATGTATTGgagaaacagaaattgaagatCAATACACCGATGACATACCTAGAATTACATTTGATGGCAAGGCATTCATGGAAAATATATCACGTTACATAGATGAGACTGATCTCTCGATAAGGGACACTGATTTGTCTAAGGCTTTGGTCATTGCCTCTCAAGAAGCTGCATCTATCCCTTTGCCTAAATGGAAGAATACAAGTCGGTTAAGGACGGAGCACCAAGTGTAAGTATGTAATAAGTTTTCATTAATTTTCGCCATTTGATTTACCTTACTTGGGAAAGCTATGTGACACTGTAAGCAAAATATGTAATGAAGAGGATGTGGTTTCCAGAATTCTACGCAAATGCTGAAGTGTTTAACTAAGATTCTCGTTAACTTTTTTTTCTATGTGCTGCAGCTATGAGCTTCCAGATTCACATCCACTTTTAGAAGGGGTAAGTTAAGTTACCGACACGAAAGAACGATTGTAAGCATGCCTTGTGATTTGGTTAAGTTTTGACTAAATTCAGCATTTAAATGCAGCTAGAGAAACGAGAACCAGAAGACCCCTGCCCATATCTACTAGCAATAAGGATACCAGGTCATTGCTTCCTGAAAAGTTATGATATTGGGGATTACGTGAATGAACTAAGTTTCCATAAAATTGTAAGAAATGAGGTCTATGCAGGAAAAGCACATTGACCTCACACTTATAATTCAAGAACCCTATAGTTAATAGCACGTGATCTACTTTGGTACAGGAAATGCCGCTTCTGCAGAACCTCCAAAAGAGAAGTGTGAATCCTGTAATTCCAATGAAACTCTAAACAAAGTCGAGAAGTGTGGATCCTGCAATTCCACTGAAACTCAAAACAAGGTCGCTGTGTTAAATAACGAACCAGGAGACAATATCGAGACAGTTCGTGGGACACTTCTGGTGAGATAAACTTAGCACTTAATTATTACTATCCCCACGGTTTGGCATTTATTTATCTATTAAAACGTAACTCATAAGACCATCTTCAGATTCCGTGTCGAACAGCAAACAGAGGAAGATTTCCGCTCAACGGGACATACTTCCAAGTAAATGAGGTGAACTTTCCCCCTCTCCTTCTTAATCTCATGATAATATAGAGTCATATTGTGGTAAATAATATGCTCATTCATGCAACCACTACCATACATGTCACATTTAAGTTGATTTCATCGTGAAATAATAAAGTGATTGGCGCAGGTTTTTGCAGATGAAGAATCCACTAAAGAGCCAATTGATGTTCCGAGGGCATGGATATGGAATTTGCGGAGAAGGACCCTATATTGCGGCACCTCCATTAGAGCAATATTTAGAGGTAGAGACACAAGAGCTGTTAAATCGTAAAAAATGGCATCCATACATTGGAAACTTAGTCTTACAAAATGTCTTATGTGAAATCAGGGATGTCAACAGAACAAGTACAAAATTGCTTTTGGAGAGGTATGAAGTGATTTCTTTCATAAATAAACAATGTCTTTTTCATTATTCAACATTCGTACACGAACAAGGTCAGAACTAATGGTACCTATGTATCTAAACATGATCGTGTGTAAAATCTATGTAAATCAATGTTATGTTCCTTCATACAACctaaaaagatatatatatatatttcactgAGTTTTCTTAGTGTTGCAGGATATGTATGTCTGAGAGGATTTAACCGAAAAACACGAAAACCTGGACCTCTTCCCCTTGACCTTCATCGTCCAATAAGCAAAGCAGGAAAATTGAAGGGtgaaggaaaaaggtcttcaGGAGAATAAAATTGTGTGACACCACCATCTTATTAAACATTGTGCTTTTGTCTAGACTGTTGGAACAAACCATTCTTTGAAAATATGATCACCACGTTTTTTGTTTCAAATCCATCTTTCAGATATAACAACAATGGATTGGACAATGATGTATGAATGATATGTTTACAGTAATGCCCCCTACCCAGAGTCCTATCTTTACCCAACATTTGACCACAATACCAAATCCATCTTGTTTCCTATTCATTTGCATGTACTGACTGAATGGTTatctatgtatatatattttttgtttagtCATATATATAGTATCAGGAACCTATTAGCTTGATTAATGAAGGTAAAGAGGTTTGTATCAACTTCTGCATTCTTAGCTCACCCAACCTCTTCTCTTGGTTATGAATGACTTACTGATGCCTAACGGTCAAATAAAGTTCACAAGCTTACCTCTTCGCaactcaaaaaataaaaacaaaaagaaaaagaaatgatttcgaaaaatagaaaagaagaagtAAAACATTAAATTAAGAAATAGAAAAATGCTTtataagaaaagagaagaaagaaaagaaaatatatatttgaaagatatttcAGCTTTATGTTAGCATGAGTAACAAGTTGATTTAGACTCCACAACCTTTTCGTCTACCCCTCTCTTGGACCCAAGAGTTAGATTCGTGCGGGGCATTACATTAATCTTGTTAGGAACGAaataatcaggtgtcatgcgAAAACTAATAAAGCATATCTTTTGTTGGAAAATATTAGATGGTTATGGAGAATAAAAGtttagcttgaggcgtgtcaaggacactgtccttaaggatatttcgtCTATACCGTGATAAATAAAATTAGGCGTATCCCccaggattcaacaagctcttctaaTATAAACtaggagcagaaacaacaaaATTTAACAAAGATAACCCAACAAGATAATAGAAAAGTTTTACTTTGTTTTTTCACTACCTTAGAATATGAAAACACAAAACTATATATAGTCCAAAAACTAATGGATATCTGATTTTCAAGAATAAAATATTGCATATTGAAGTTAATGACAAAAACGTTTTCAAAGTTAAGAAACATACGTTACATGACTTTAAATGCATTAAGCTAAAAACGTTATCAAACAACAAATTTCTTATCATCAAAAGTCAAAGTATTTTTGATAGCCATAATGATAGCCATTTAAGGTTAGTTAAATTATTATATTCAAAATTAACTAATTTTCAGTTACAgatatatttaaaatatta
Proteins encoded:
- the LOC104240736 gene encoding DNA glycosylase/AP lyase ROS1-like: MQIVKGSRGDSTWVTNTPVRLEADSHNNYSLRPRKKKEIFSSGADKYSLRPRKINQRFSMGADDEEKDEYGGLKFNKTLGKRAETKNYKPKVLLEDNLVKTFSPETPKCATERVREELLGDEETLERSCKRALGFDSGNIEKDDLVAEAVNSPVYAIQTADSFPCSQTFSGDPSSSKKLGPSSVPSKNFQVYHRRYEKNQRHNKCIKVQPFFQGHNKPLQAKACLLLLQLRFKKKNQRHNKCIKVRPFFQESWNKKRKSSICTMKGIEDSQTSLSILKKPKLQVPRSESRAIVKHSKNSQIHHTQQDALVPINETPSYTDKMILRTKVVLDEETIREWKLLMEKPEDEGCESAESDKCNKTWETERQLFRGRVASFVSRMHLIQGDRQFSQWKGSIVDSVAGVFLAQNVADNLSSSAFMSLAAEYPYNSTSAENVTTKVESGLMSEKATENILSCQSHNAKAKIKLEKSSKGSANTLRQWLNRIKILNRWKRKKEEIGDQQAEPVLRRKNEDLKSVAIKWDNILKSSAFVNPKERSDNTLDTVDWHAVRAATVDEISRAIMLRGMDKKLALRIKNFINRLMLEQGKVDLEWLREVQSEKAKEYFLSIYGLGLKSVECIRLLALQHQAFPVDTNVGRVLVRLGWVPIQPLPRGQEMHLLKMYPNVKDVHKYLWPRLCTLDYLTLYEFHHQMITFGKVFCTKSSPNCNACPMKAECKHFASAFTSARVCLPEPGERSFENTDTALAPVESVADGTSVLNQTAVVPLLGEASSSEHLIGDHGNELITYPALECIGETEIEDQYTDDIPRITFDGKAFMENISRYIDETDLSIRDTDLSKALVIASQEAASIPLPKWKNTSRLRTEHQVYELPDSHPLLEGLEKREPEDPCPYLLAIRIPGNAASAEPPKEKCESCNSNETLNKVEKCGSCNSTETQNKVAVLNNEPGDNIETVRGTLLIPCRTANRGRFPLNGTYFQVNEVFADEESTKEPIDVPRAWIWNLRRRTLYCGTSIRAIFRGMSTEQVQNCFWRGYVCLRGFNRKTRKPGPLPLDLHRPISKAGKLKGEGKRSSGE